In Silene latifolia isolate original U9 population chromosome X, ASM4854445v1, whole genome shotgun sequence, the following proteins share a genomic window:
- the LOC141619535 gene encoding 2-oxoisovalerate dehydrogenase subunit beta 1, mitochondrial-like has translation MVTKICEIICKKNGSITTTNLRCMKSFFRGLSSSSSCNNHNTTTNNITNNNNISQQLVEEGKQMNLFSAINQALDIALDSDPRAYVFGEDVGFGGVFRCTMGLADKFGRNRVFNTPLCEQGIVGFAIGLAAMDNRAIAEIQFADYIYPAFDQIVNEAAKFRYRSGNQFNCGGLTIRAPYGAVGHGGHYHSQSPEAFFCHVPGIKVVIPRSPQQAKGLLLSSIRDPNPVVFFEPKSLYRIAVENVPESDYMLPLSHAEVIREGSDITLVGWGAQLAVMEDACKDAEKEGISCELIDLRTLIPWDKETVEASVSKTGRLLISHEAPVTGGFGAEIAASITERCFLRLEAPIARVCGLDTPFPLVFEPFYLPTKNKVLDAIRSTVNY, from the exons ATGGTAACTAAAATTTGTGAAATTATATGTAAAAAAAATGGTAGTATTACAACTACAAATCTTAGATGCATGAAATCATTTTTCAGAggattatcatcatcatcatcatgtaaTAATCAtaatactactactaataatattactaataataataatattagtcaacAATTAGTAGAAGAAGGGAAACAAATGAATTTGTTTTCAGCAATTAATCAAGCATTAGATATAGCATTAGATTCTGATCCTAGAGCTTATGTATTTGGTGAAGATgttggttttggtggtgtttttcGTTGTACTATGGGATTAGCTGATAAATTTGGTCGAAACCGGGTTTTTAATACTCCTCTTTGTGAACAAGGCATTGTTGGTTTTGCAATTGGTCTTGCTGCTATG GACAATCGAGCTATTGCAGAAATCCAGTTTGCTGATTATATATATCCTGCTTTTGATCAG ATTGTGAATGAAGCTGCTAAATTTCGATATAGAAGTGGCAACCAGTTCAACTGTGGAg GATTAACAATAAGGGCTCCGTATGGAGCAGTTGGTCATGGTGGACATTACCACTCACAGTCTCCGGAAGCTTTCTTTTGCCATGTTCCTGGCATTAAA GTTGTTATTCCTCGAAGTCCACAACAAGCTAAAGGGTTGCTCCTTTCTTCCATACGCGATCCAAACCCTGTTGTCTTTTTTGAACCAAAG TCTCTTTACCGCATAGCAGTAGAAAATGTTCCTGAGAGTGATTACATGTTGCCTTTGTCACATGCAGAG GTGATTCGAGAAGGCAGTGACATTACACTTGTTGGGTGGGGAGCTCAGTTAGCTGTCATGGAAGACGCTTGTAAAGATGCTGAAAAG GAGGGAATTTCATGCGAGCTTATAGACTTGAGAACGCTTATACCGTGGGATAAGGAAACTGTGGAAGCTTCTGTGAGTAAAACTGGAAGGTTACTT ATCAGTCATGAAGCTCCAGTAACGGGAGGTTTTGGCGCTGAAATCGCTGCGTCTATTACCGAACGTTGCTTTCTAAGG TTAGAAGCTCCTATTGCTAGAGTCTGCGGCCTGGACACACCATTTCCGCTTGTATTTGAACCGTTCTATCTGCCTACCAAAAATAAG GTGTTAGATGCAATCAGATCCACTGTAAATTACTAA